From a region of the Vanrija pseudolonga chromosome 2, complete sequence genome:
- the priB_3 gene encoding Protein priB, translating into MMASTQHHRTSPVHLPPDLAGYLPDAGLLDHGAPHLAGMRRTSPINGLSKPGAKVSCLACRAAKRKCITPDAYTTCKRCLDQNLECEYKKHRRGRRKKVPEGAEPVPVDGHHIDGSDGGRSGDSKHSRSRSRSPTRTNHSHPSTTSVVGQPLGHTQSFMRDNTDPARRTDIAFSHVVPIEGDDSQSPYLPGPHHLPVDESILSRGIVVTQQDCPDPVLFGYLSEQEALELFDFYFTHLNTTVAVLDPVIHTHEWIYNKNRLLYTAVLCAAAKILRPKVYASCLQIANRLLGKVMEFGMCNIEVVQSILILCHWKKADDTTSWRRVGFAVRLAQELRLNQRAPRPLPRDERQARELLAKERTWLNLIVADYHLAMHHSLPKIISDDEIDDPTEWILDHPHLPTPGDSLFGPWVPYARLTKLFSDMLAGMNGSHANARSLQWLEMEFQRWRTKWLEKSHEWGFQKHQVSTIRMCDAVLRFHVAEYRLLFAARYRSSGQSLDLKEPGVLSQTFANTIEAALGLLELFMKDFVTNGYLTHCFAYAWIGLAIVSNINSMDPTDRGRVLQALTEVSAACGNASMSEDDMPASSHRLIKNLLGSVSSEWQQMGAPAPGAHSFDLQSTSVLPAWDMPTTQEMVQTQLYFTGHTVSATSLSPPNFNQTAQSDTILHADNLPDNWARSHAPHPIMAQAQQHQQQQQQQQQQQQQQQQQQQQLHHQPPPHDPGMHPHPHAPPMGANVMFPPQDDDIWCVMARGF; encoded by the exons atgatggcgtcgacgcaACACCACCGGACTTCGCCAGTCCACCTCCCGCCCGACCTTGCGGGCTACCTGCCAGATGCAGGCTTACTGGACCACGGCGCCCCCCACCTGGCGGGCatgaggaggacgtcgcCCATCAACGGCCTCTCAAAACCTGGCGC CAAGGTCAGCTGCCTGGCATGCCGTGCTGCAAAA CGCAAGTGCATCACTCCTGATGCGTACACAACATGCAAGCGCTGCTTGGACCAGAACCTCGAATGCGAGTACAAGAAGCACAGGCGAGGTAGGAGAAAGAAGGTGCCAGAGGGTGCCGAACCTGTCCCTGTGGACGGCCACCACATCGATGGCAGCGACGGAGGGCGTTCTGGCGACTCGAAacactcgcgctcgcgctctcgctcgcctACACGCACCAATCACTCGCATCCCTCCACCACCAGTGTCGTCGGCCAGCCGCTCGGTCATACACAGTCATTCATGCGCGATAACACCGACCCCGCACGTCGAACAGATATTGCGTTCTCGCACGTCGTTCCCATAGAAGGTGACGACTCGCAGTCCC CCTATCTCCCTGGACCCCACCACTTGCCCGTCGACGAATCAATTCTCAGCCGCGGCATCGTAGTTACGCAGCAGGATTGCCCAGACCCTGTCCTCTTCGGATACCTCTCCGAACAGGAGGCTTTGGAGCTCTTCGACTT CTACTTTACCCACCTCAACACCACCGTCGCCGTATTGGACCCCGTGATCCACACACACGAATGGATATACAACAAGAATCGCCTGCTTTACACGGCCGTCTTGTGCGCGGCAGCCAAAATTCTGCGCCCCAAGGTGTATGCCTCATGTCTCCAGATCGCAAACAGACTCCTTGGCAAGGTCATGGAGTTTGGAATGTGTAATATTGAGGTTGTGCAGAGTATTCTTATTCTGTGCCATTGGAAAAAG GCAGATGATACCACCAGCTGGCGCAGAGTGGGCTTCGCTGTCCGTCTTGCACAGGAGCTTCGTCTTAATCAACGAGCACCGCGTCCACTGCCCCGCGATGAGCGGCAGGCTAGGGAATTGCTTGCCAAGGAGCGAACGTGGCTAA ACTTGATTGTGGCAGACTACCA CCTGGCCATGCACCACTCCCTACCGAAAATCATTTCCGACGATGAAATCGACGACCCGACGGAATGGATTCTCGACCATCCTCACCTTCCCACACCTGGTGACTCCCTCTTCGGTCCCTGGGTCCCTTATGCGCGGCTCACAAAGCTGTTTTCCGACATGCTTGCCGGCATGAACGGTAGCCATGCCAACGCGCGGAGCCTGCAGTGGCTCGAAATGGAGTTCCAGCGCTGGAGAACAAAGTGGCTGGAGAAGAGCC ACGAATGGGGTTTCCAGAAACACCAGGTGTCGACCATCAGGATGTGTGATGCAGTCCTCCGGTTCCACGTTGCCGAGTACCGACTCCTCTTCGCGGCGCGGTACAGGTCAAGTGGACAGAGCCTCGACCTCAAGGAGCCAGGAGTGTTGAGCCAGACGTTCGCCAACACCATTGaagccgcgctcggcctcctcgaacTGTTCATGAAGGACTTTGTCACCAACGGGTACTTGACACACTGCTTCGCATATGCCTGGATTGGATTGGCCATTGTGTCG AACATCAACTCGATGGACCCCACGGACCGCGGTCGCGTTCTTCAAGCTCTTACAGAGGTttcggcggcgtgtggcaACGCATCCATGTCTGAAGACGACATGCCCGCATCCTCGCATCGCCTTATCAAGAACCTCCTCGGCTCAGTCAGCTCCGAGTGGCAGCAGATGGGTGCCCCAGCTCCCGGCGCCCATTCTTTTGACCTTCAGTCGACGTCTGTTCTTCCTGCGTGGGATATGCCGACGACACAAGAGATGGTACAGACCCAGCTTTACTTTACAGGACACACTGTGTCGGCGACATCCCTCTCCCCGCCCAACTTCAACCAAACAGCGCAAAGCGACACCATCCTCCACGCTGATAATCTGCCCGACAACTGGGCACGGAGTCATGCGCCGCACCCGATCATGGCGCAGGctcagcagcatcagcaacagcagcagcaacaacagcagcagcaacaacagcagcaacagcaacaacagcagctcCACCACCAGCCTCCGCCGCACGACCCCGGAATGCACCCCCACCCTCACGCTCCTCCGATGGGCGCCAACGTGATGTTCCCA